CTCCAATCTTTTCCGTTCGCTTCCCTCGCCTATCACGACCAAAGGCAATTCCAGTTTGTTGAATGCCTCAACGGCGACTGCGATCTTTTTATACGGGCTCAGCCTTGAAACTATCAGGAAATAATCTTTTTCCGGAATTTTTTCCGCTGCATCCTCGCACGGCTTTGCCACGTCTACCGGCGGATATATCACAGCACTCTCTCGATTATAATATTTTTTTATTCTATCGCTCGTATTCTTCGAATTAGCGATAAAATGATCGACCCTTTCCGCCGCTGCCTTATCCCACATCCTCAAATAGTGAAGAAACGGCATAATGATCAGTCTTTTCAGACCGAACATGCGATTTTCGTCAAGATAGTTGTAATGCCAATCCCAAAGAAATCTTGTCGGCGTGTGACAATAGCACACATGAACCGTCTTGGGTTTGGTTATTATTCCTTTCACAAACGAACTTGAGCTGGAAATGACCATGTCATAGTCCCGAAGATCGAATGTTTCCGTGGCCGTGGAAAAAAGGGGCAGCAAAAACTTTTTTTTATTTCTAATAAAGCGAGGCAGGCTGTTCAAAAAAGACGGAATTATTTTCGCATCCGGAAAATACTCCTTCATTTTGTTTTCATCATAAAGGAGCGTATAGATCGGGGCTCTGGGATAAAGACGATGAAGGGATCTCAAAACCTGCTCCGCTCCGCCAAAATAAGTCAGAAAATCATGAACTATGGCTATTTTAGGTTTCTTTGTGATTATAGTTGACATCATTGATCATTTATTATATCATTTATCGTCATACTTATTATGATACAGTTCAAATGGAGGTGCATGACACATACGGCAGACAAAATTAATAAAAAAGATAAAAATGAAACGAAGTTGAATATATGGCCCCTTGCTTCTACATTGCTGTTCGCATCCTTGCTGGCAAGTTATACCGGCGAAAAGATCATAGCGGCTATACTGATCTCGACGATGTTCATCGTCATAGCCATACAAATGGACGTCAGCAAAATAATAAAGGCTATAGAAAAGGCCAAAACATAAGCACCGATCCGCATATAAGGATCTCTTGCTTATTTTTTTATTCAGAAATTTGAAGACAACAAGACACTATCCGATCAAAACTTTCAGCGTCTCTGCGGCACATTTCTCCCAGCTGTAATTTTCAATATTCCTCCCTCCCTTTGCGATCAGATCTTTTTGCAAATGCACGTTGACCATAACTATATTTATCTTATCAGCAATATCCTGCGGATCCCTCGGATCAAAATATAAAACAGAATCCATACTGATCTCGAAAAAAGGAGAAATGTCGGAACATAGAACGGGGATATTTTTTTGCATCGCTTCCAGGATCGGAAGGCCGAAGCCTTCAGCCAGCGAAGGCATGACGAACATGTTCGCTTTTTTATAAAGATCCTCCTTTTCTTTATCTGAAACATATCCGGTCAGAATCATATCGTTTTTCCATTCGGATTTGCCGGCCTCTTTGCGTATTTCATCAAAACCGAAACCGGGTTTGCCGGCCAAGATCAGCTTCAAAGGCCTTTTCACCTGTTCTGTTCTTTCTTTCACGATATTGAATGCCTTGATCAGATTCACTATATTTTTTCTTCTCTCCAACCGGCCTATAAATAAGATATTAAACACATCACTTTGAACTTTTAACTTTATGGACTTTTGACTTTCTGCTCCATGATGAACAACTGTTATTTTTTCCGGCGCCGCTTTGTAGAATTTTATGACGTCCTTTTTGGTGCTCGCCGAAGGCGTTATTATTCTTCTTGCCCATCTTATGGAAAGCATCGTATTCAATTCCAGCTGCAGCCTGTCCCTGAGGGGATAGCATTTCGGACAATTCCGATACTCTGTGCCATGTATGGTGACAACGGTTCTTTTCGGATGAATGAGCGGAATGGAATGCGAGGGCACAAAAAGAACATCAACGGGATGTTTGAGAAGCTCGAAGGACAGTCCCAGCTGGGTCCAATGTTTTTCGCGGCTTATCGTTCTTATGTGAAAATTTTTCGGAAGCTCAAAATCGACCTCTTCTCCTTTTTTCAGATACAAAAAAAATTGGCAAAAAAGATCGTTTGTTTTTGTCAGATTTTTTATCAGCTGATAGGCGTATTCCTCAGTGCCGGTCCTTTCCCTCATAAACGCCCTGGAAGCATCGATTCCGACTTTCATGCCGACGAATTAGCAAATTAGCTTCTTAGCTTATTAGAAAAGACCTAAAAAGCTAAAAAGCAGCAAGCTAATTTAACTTCCGGTAGTTATTTCCTGTTCTTGGATATAACGCTCCTCTTATACATATCGAGATTATTCAGGATCGCGCCGGTTCCCTTTGCAACGCAAAGAAGCGGATCGTCTGCGACATAGCATGGCACACCGGTTGCCTGAGATATGAGCTTATCAAGATTTCTGAGAAGCGCTCCGCCGCCGCTCAGCACCATTCCTCTGTCTATGACATCGGATGAAAGTTCGGGAGGAGTGTTTTGCAGAACATTCTTCACAGCCCTGACTATCTCTGCAAGCTCGTCCTGCATGGCTTCGGTGATCTCGTTTGATCCGATCTTTATGGTCTTTGGAAGCCCCGTCACAAGATCCCTTCCTCTCACTTCAATAAAAACATCTTCGCTGATCAAAGTCGCGCTTCCGATCTTTATCTTTATTTCTTCCGAATTCCTTTCTCCGACAGCCACACTGTGCTTCTTTTTTATATATTCCGATATGGCCTGATCCAATCTGTCGCCTCCGACCCTTACCGACGAAAATGCCACGATCCCGCCAAGGGATATTATGGCAACTTCCGAAGTTCCACCCCCGACATCAATGATCATATTTCCGGAAGGAGTGTTGATCGGTATTCCCGCGCCGATCGCCGCAAGTATAGGCTCCTTCACCACGTATGCCGATTTTGCTCCGGCCTGAATGGTCGCATCTATGACCGCCCTTCTTTCCGTTGAGGTAATACCCGCAGGAACTGAAATTATGACCTCAGGCTTGAAGAGCCTCACCCTTCCGCTCACTTTGTTGATGAAATATCTTATCATCGCTTCCGTTATCCTGTAATCCGCGATCACGCCGTTTTTCACGGGCCTGGATGCAAAGATATTCTCCGGCGTTTTTCCGAGCATCTCCTTTGCCTCGCTTCCGACTGCGAGTATCTTGTTGTCGTCCAGTGATACGGCCACGACAGAAGGCTCGTTGATGACAACGCCTTTTTTTGGAACAAATACCAAAATATTGGCAGTTCCAAGATCGATCCCGATTCTGTTTACAAACATAAGTTCAGTTAATTTAGATAACTATCTAATTTTATAGCATTTGCGCTCGGATTGTCAATTATCCGGCCTTTTGCTAATATAAGATCATGGCATCATTAACTTCAACATGAAATACAATAAATTCAAAATATATCTGGCGATCTGCGTTCTGATATTTTTTATCCTGACGTTTGTCATTCTTTTCTATAGTTTCGGATACAGATACAATCCCCAACAAGGAAAGATAATACAGACAGGCGCTATCATAGTGAAAACATTTCCCAAAAACGCAAAAGTATCCATTAACGGATCGGCAGTTAAGAAAAATTCAGGGTTGGTCAACTTGTTCAATGATTTTATCAAGATCGAGAGCCTGGAGCCGGGACAATATTCCATTGGAGCGAGCTTGGAAGGCTTTTCGAATTGGGAAAAAAATATCAGCATAGAAAGCGAACATGTCCTCGAATTCAAAAATATAGTTTTGGTCAAATCTGATCCGGAAAAAAACATCGTTTCGCAAAAGATAGAATCCGGCGAGACCAAAAATTTATGGATCAGCAGCGGCAAAAACAAGATCGCTTACAGAAAAATACATGACGGAAAAGACGGCCTGTACATATACGACCTTCCCGGAAAAACAGAGAGATTCCTGTATGGTTTTGAGGAGATGTTTCCCATAAAGAACTCCAATAATATCAGCGTAAACAACATCATCTGGTCGGAAAACGACAGTAGAATGTTTATCAGTATCGCCAAAGACAAAAAAACATATTCCGCCGTTATAATTATTGAAGATAGAGGAAAAATATACAGAACGGCGGATGGAATGGAACATGCCAGGAACGGGTGGGACTTTCAGCTTAATGATTCACTGTTCCACCTTAAGGACAATGCTCTTCTGAAAAGCGAATTTGCAGGCACAAAAGTATCGACTTCCAGAATATTGGAGCAAATATCGGCTTTCCTCGCAGAAGGCAATACTGTCTATTATATAAAAAAGGGAGGCTCATATTTATATAAAAGCAATATGGGTCAGCCGGCTTCCGAAATTACGATTGCCAAGCTGCCCGACGGATTCGAAACCGCAGAGCTGTCTTCGATCACGAAAGAAGCGGACAGCTACCTTATCATAACCGAGCAAAACAAATTATATCTGATAGATGACGGATCGGAAGCTATAAACGTCAGCTCCAATGCGACCGATGCAAGTTTTTTCAATAACTCTTCAAGGATCATCTATAACAATAATAATGAGATCTGGATATATTACATCAGAGAAAAGAACTATCAGCCGCAGAAACAGAAAAACACGAATGAACTTCTGACCAGATACAGCAGCAATATCGGCAATATTTTCCTTTACAGCGATGACGAACACATATTCTACAAGGAAGGCTATGTTTTCAAATTTGCCGAACTTGACGACCGGGGAAAAAGAAATATTTTTGACGTCGTGAGCGTAAAAACGAACGATGTCGCCTATCTTGCAGGCGACAACTCCGTTGTTTATCTTGAGAACGGCAATCTCATAAGATCATTCCTTGATGACGAAAAAAGATAGCGATGGCGGATATTCCAACATGACAACAGTTCATCCGCTGTTTTTTTTCATGCAGAATCTGATTTCAAACAGGCCGGCCGAAGATCGTATCATTGCCGCATCCCATAAAAGCATTCATCAAGAATTATTTTTTATCAGCTCAATTTTTTCTTCTCTGGCTAATGACTTGACCCTCGCTTCTTCCCTTGAGGCAGTTGACCGATTTCGAAATTTTTTCGAATAAACCAGCTTAACCGGCCTTCGCGAACGCGTATATTTTGCGCCAAGATGCGAAGAATTATGCTCCTCGATCCTCCGTTTCAGATCAACTGTAATTCCGGTATACAGAGTCTTATCGGAGCACTTCAAAATATAAAGATAATACATTTTCCCGGAACTTAGAATTAACCCGACCCTATAATCTAAACAGATCTGTCCATTGATCGCTTTTTTATCGATCCCACCAGAAGCGGAAGAATGAACGTAGAAGCATAATATAAATATACGTCAAGCTTATAGTATCCATCCGACGGCTTAAACACTTGGACAAGAAAAACATAATCAAAAACAACTGCTATGAGGGTCCAGATCATAGCCAGTAATAAATAATATTTCGGCGTATCTCCCTTGATTTTCTTGAACAGCACGAAAAGTGTGACAATGGTCCCGATTGGCATTATAATCCAGCCGATCAAACCCGGAGATATAAAAGCAAATAAAACAATGCCCAAGCTATACCCAATAAGCCAGAGGACAAAACCCCATCCCAATGCATCTTTATAAAATTGCGTAGTCATATGTTTTTTGAATTGTCAGATACAGTCCGAAAAAAGATGTCCGGCTTCATTCATGCAGAACTATTCAAATCGACATGATATTACATACTATCATGCTCCAGGATCACATCTGCGTCTTGCCGGCCAGGAGCATATTATCTCAAAGAATATCCGCTATTACACATAATAAAACACATTAACACCGGATTTTCCTATCTTCTATGGAAACCGTCAAAGTCCGCAATAAGCTTCGCGACGCGGATTTTTTCCGCCTGTACAATATTAAATAATTTTCCGATCGATATCATAGTCGTTTTTATTTCAGGAGAACCGTCCTTTGCCGTTCTTATAATGACATCATGACAACCAAGTTCGATCTGCCCCAGGGCGATCTTTATTCTCAGCAGATTTTCAGTGTCTTCGCGAACGCCCCCTTGCCGTCGCGGCGAGCCGATCGTTTCCACGGCCGATACGATCTTCATGATCCCTGCATTGAGTTCCGCGAAATCCAACTTATCCTCGCCAAGCAATTTATCAATGGCATTCGTACCTTGCATGATAGTTCCGGCCACGCCATCGGGAACAATCGCGTTCAGTTTCCCGTCTTCCCGCTCCCTGAGATAGTTAACCAATTTTCTGAGCGAATTAATAAGCAATTCAAAATTCCGCTTCCCGGGTTTGATCTCCTCTATGTCTTTCCCGGACTCGTCTTCTTTTGATTCCTTGATCATTGTCCTCCTTTTTGAATCGACGCCTCCTTTCTTCGTCTCATCTATAATAACGGCTGGATCCGCTTTGCCGGGATCCGGCATGTTTGCTTGATCCGCTCCGGAGATCGCAGTTCCGGCCTGGGGTATATTCATTTCGCGCATTAATTCTCCGATCGTCTTATTTTCATCCCATCCATCGATATCCGACCGATTCACTGTATTTTTCCGCGCATCCCCCGACTGATCATTTTTATCCTGAATAGATTTATCCATATTGCTATTTTTTAATAA
This DNA window, taken from Candidatus Paceibacterota bacterium, encodes the following:
- a CDS encoding glycosyltransferase — translated: MMSTIITKKPKIAIVHDFLTYFGGAEQVLRSLHRLYPRAPIYTLLYDENKMKEYFPDAKIIPSFLNSLPRFIRNKKKFLLPLFSTATETFDLRDYDMVISSSSSFVKGIITKPKTVHVCYCHTPTRFLWDWHYNYLDENRMFGLKRLIIMPFLHYLRMWDKAAAERVDHFIANSKNTSDRIKKYYNRESAVIYPPVDVAKPCEDAAEKIPEKDYFLIVSRLSPYKKIAVAVEAFNKLELPLVVIGEGSERKRLEGMAGKNIRFLGFRKEHELAAYYKNCQAFIFPGEDDFGIAPCEAMSFGKPVLAYRKGGATETVIEGVTGEFFNDMIPEILADGVRRLKNNYGKYDPKAIRGHAMLYSRENFEKNIANFIDSVMEGGGNRKSA
- a CDS encoding glycosyltransferase family 1 protein; the protein is MKVGIDASRAFMRERTGTEEYAYQLIKNLTKTNDLFCQFFLYLKKGEEVDFELPKNFHIRTISREKHWTQLGLSFELLKHPVDVLFVPSHSIPLIHPKRTVVTIHGTEYRNCPKCYPLRDRLQLELNTMLSIRWARRIITPSASTKKDVIKFYKAAPEKITVVHHGAESQKSIKLKVQSDVFNILFIGRLERRKNIVNLIKAFNIVKERTEQVKRPLKLILAGKPGFGFDEIRKEAGKSEWKNDMILTGYVSDKEKEDLYKKANMFVMPSLAEGFGLPILEAMQKNIPVLCSDISPFFEISMDSVLYFDPRDPQDIADKINIVMVNVHLQKDLIAKGGRNIENYSWEKCAAETLKVLIG
- a CDS encoding rod shape-determining protein translates to MFVNRIGIDLGTANILVFVPKKGVVINEPSVVAVSLDDNKILAVGSEAKEMLGKTPENIFASRPVKNGVIADYRITEAMIRYFINKVSGRVRLFKPEVIISVPAGITSTERRAVIDATIQAGAKSAYVVKEPILAAIGAGIPINTPSGNMIIDVGGGTSEVAIISLGGIVAFSSVRVGGDRLDQAISEYIKKKHSVAVGERNSEEIKIKIGSATLISEDVFIEVRGRDLVTGLPKTIKIGSNEITEAMQDELAEIVRAVKNVLQNTPPELSSDVIDRGMVLSGGGALLRNLDKLISQATGVPCYVADDPLLCVAKGTGAILNNLDMYKRSVISKNRK
- a CDS encoding PEGA domain-containing protein → MKYNKFKIYLAICVLIFFILTFVILFYSFGYRYNPQQGKIIQTGAIIVKTFPKNAKVSINGSAVKKNSGLVNLFNDFIKIESLEPGQYSIGASLEGFSNWEKNISIESEHVLEFKNIVLVKSDPEKNIVSQKIESGETKNLWISSGKNKIAYRKIHDGKDGLYIYDLPGKTERFLYGFEEMFPIKNSNNISVNNIIWSENDSRMFISIAKDKKTYSAVIIIEDRGKIYRTADGMEHARNGWDFQLNDSLFHLKDNALLKSEFAGTKVSTSRILEQISAFLAEGNTVYYIKKGGSYLYKSNMGQPASEITIAKLPDGFETAELSSITKEADSYLIITEQNKLYLIDDGSEAINVSSNATDASFFNNSSRIIYNNNNEIWIYYIREKNYQPQKQKNTNELLTRYSSNIGNIFLYSDDEHIFYKEGYVFKFAELDDRGKRNIFDVVSVKTNDVAYLAGDNSVVYLENGNLIRSFLDDEKR
- a CDS encoding GIY-YIG nuclease family protein, whose protein sequence is MYYLYILKCSDKTLYTGITVDLKRRIEEHNSSHLGAKYTRSRRPVKLVYSKKFRNRSTASREEARVKSLAREEKIELIKNNS